In the genome of Streptococcus mitis, one region contains:
- a CDS encoding primosomal protein DnaI (Primosomal protein that may act to load helicase DnaC during DNA replication) — translation MESVGDVLKRQPSRFHYQDLVQKIMKDPDVAAFIQQESLSPEELNRSISKFNQYITERDKFLRGDMDYIAKGYKPILVMNHGYADVSYEETPELIAAEKEAAIKNRLKLINLPASLKKASLAQVDMDDLGRLPVFEKLLAFVEQYPAIRKGLYLYGDFGVGKSFMVAALAHDLSEKRGVSSTLLHYPSFVIDAKNAISDGNVKTLVDEIKLSEVLILDDIGAEQSTAWVRDEILQVILQYRMQENLPTFFTSNFNFEELELHFAKGKHGNDETWEARRVMERIRYLAEETRLEGVNRR, via the coding sequence ATGGAAAGTGTCGGAGACGTACTCAAGCGTCAACCCAGCCGTTTTCATTATCAAGATTTGGTCCAGAAAATCATGAAGGACCCTGATGTTGCGGCCTTTATCCAGCAAGAATCCCTCAGCCCAGAGGAATTGAATCGCAGTATCTCCAAGTTTAATCAATATATCACTGAGCGCGACAAGTTTCTTCGTGGGGATATGGATTATATTGCTAAAGGCTACAAGCCTATTTTGGTTATGAATCATGGCTATGCGGATGTTTCTTATGAAGAAACTCCGGAATTAATCGCAGCGGAAAAAGAAGCGGCTATTAAGAATCGTCTCAAGTTAATTAATCTGCCAGCCAGTCTCAAGAAAGCTAGTTTGGCTCAAGTTGACATGGATGATTTGGGGCGCTTGCCAGTTTTTGAAAAGCTGTTAGCCTTCGTGGAGCAATATCCAGCTATTCGAAAAGGTCTTTACTTATATGGAGACTTTGGTGTGGGTAAAAGTTTCATGGTGGCTGCCTTAGCCCATGATTTATCAGAAAAACGTGGTGTTTCATCAACCCTTCTCCACTATCCTAGCTTTGTCATTGATGCCAAAAATGCCATTAGTGATGGCAATGTCAAGACCTTGGTGGATGAGATTAAGCTTTCTGAAGTCCTGATTTTAGATGATATTGGTGCCGAGCAATCAACAGCTTGGGTGCGGGATGAAATCCTACAAGTCATTCTCCAATATCGGATGCAGGAAAATTTACCGACCTTTTTCACTTCCAACTTCAACTTTGAAGAATTGGAGCTGCATTTCGCTAAAGGGAAGCATGGAAATGACGAAACCTGGGAAGCCAGACGCGTCATGGAACGCATCCGTTATTTGGCTGAGGAGACTCGTTTAGAAGGAGTGAACCGTCGATGA
- a CDS encoding preprotein translocase subunit SecA, whose amino-acid sequence MANILKTIIENDKGEIRRLEKMADKVFKYEDQMAALTDDQLKAKTVEFKERYQNGESLDSLLYEAFAVVREGAKRVLGLFPYKVQVMGGIVLHHGDVPEMRTGEGKTLTATMPVYLNALSGKGVHVVTVNEYLSERDATEMGELYSWLGLSVGINLAAKSPMEKKEAYECDITYSTNSEIGFDYLRDNMVVRAENMVQRPLNYALVDEVDSILIDEARTPLIVSGANAVETSQLYHMADHYVKSLDKDDYIIDVQSKTIGLSDSGIDKAESYFKLENLYDIENVALTHFIDNALRANYIMLLDIDYVVSEEQEILIVDQFTGRTMEGRRYSDGLHQAIEAKEGVPIQDETKTSASITYQNLFRMYKKLSGMTGTGKTEEEEFREIYNIRVIPIPTNRPVQRIDHPDLLFASIEAKFKAVVEDVKARYQKGQPVLVGTVAVETSDYISKKLVAAGVPHEVLNAKNHYKEAQIIMNAGQRGAVTIATNMAGRGTDIKLGEGVRELGGLCVIGTERHESRRIDNQLRGRSGRQGDPGESQFYLSLEDDLMKRFGSERLKGIFERLNMSEEAIESRMLTRQVEAAQKRVEGNNYDTRKQVLQYDDVMREQREIIYAQRYDVITADRDLAPEIHSMIKRTIGRVVDGHARSKQDEKLEAILNFAKYNLLPEDSISVEDLSGLSDKAIKEELFQRALKVYDSQVSKLRDEEAVKEFQKVLILRVVDNKWTDHIDALDQLRNAVGLRGYAQNNPVVEYQAEGFRMFNDMIGSIEFDVTRLMMKAQIHEQERPQAEHHISTTATRNIAAHQANMPEDLDLSQIGRNELCPCGSGKKFKNCHGKRQ is encoded by the coding sequence ATGGCTAATATTTTAAAAACAATTATCGAAAATGATAAAGGAGAAATCCGTCGTCTGGAAAAGATGGCCGATAAGGTTTTCAAATACGAAGACCAAATGGCTGCTTTGACAGATGACCAACTAAAAGCAAAAACAGTTGAATTTAAAGAACGTTATCAAAATGGAGAATCACTGGATTCATTGCTTTATGAAGCGTTTGCGGTTGTCCGTGAGGGTGCCAAACGTGTCCTAGGTCTCTTCCCATATAAGGTTCAGGTTATGGGGGGAATCGTTCTTCACCATGGTGACGTGCCAGAGATGCGTACAGGGGAAGGGAAAACCTTGACTGCGACTATGCCGGTATACCTCAATGCCCTTTCAGGCAAAGGGGTTCACGTAGTTACGGTCAATGAATATCTATCAGAACGTGACGCGACTGAGATGGGTGAATTGTACTCATGGCTTGGTTTATCAGTAGGAATTAACTTGGCTGCTAAATCTCCAATGGAGAAAAAAGAAGCCTATGAGTGTGATATTACCTACTCAACCAACTCAGAAATCGGATTTGACTACCTTCGTGACAACATGGTCGTCCGTGCTGAAAACATGGTACAACGTCCGCTTAACTATGCCTTGGTCGATGAGGTTGACTCTATCTTGATTGACGAAGCCCGTACACCATTGATTGTATCAGGTGCTAATGCAGTTGAAACCAGTCAGCTCTATCACATGGCAGACCACTACGTAAAATCTTTGGACAAAGACGACTACATCATCGATGTGCAGTCTAAGACTATCGGTTTGTCTGATTCAGGGATTGACAAGGCTGAAAGCTACTTCAAGCTTGAAAACCTCTATGATATCGAAAACGTGGCTTTGACTCACTTTATCGATAATGCCCTTCGGGCCAACTACATCATGCTTCTCGATATTGACTATGTGGTCAGCGAAGAGCAAGAAATCTTGATTGTCGACCAATTTACAGGTCGTACCATGGAAGGTCGTCGTTATTCTGATGGATTGCACCAAGCCATTGAAGCAAAAGAAGGTGTGCCAATCCAGGATGAAACCAAGACTTCTGCCTCAATCACTTACCAAAACCTTTTCCGTATGTACAAGAAATTGTCTGGTATGACGGGTACAGGTAAGACTGAGGAAGAAGAATTCCGTGAAATTTACAACATTCGTGTTATTCCAATCCCAACAAACCGTCCTGTTCAACGTATTGACCATCCAGACCTACTTTTTGCAAGCATTGAAGCTAAGTTTAAAGCAGTTGTCGAAGACGTTAAGGCTCGTTACCAAAAAGGTCAGCCTGTCTTGGTTGGTACAGTAGCTGTTGAAACTAGTGATTACATTTCTAAGAAATTGGTCGCAGCTGGTGTTCCTCACGAAGTCTTGAATGCTAAGAACCACTATAAAGAAGCCCAAATCATCATGAATGCTGGTCAACGTGGTGCCGTTACCATCGCAACCAACATGGCCGGTCGTGGTACCGACATCAAGCTTGGTGAAGGTGTTCGCGAACTTGGAGGACTTTGTGTTATTGGTACAGAACGTCATGAAAGCCGTCGTATCGATAACCAGCTTCGTGGACGTTCAGGTCGTCAAGGAGACCCAGGTGAGTCACAATTCTACCTATCTCTTGAAGATGATTTGATGAAACGTTTTGGTTCTGAACGCTTGAAGGGAATCTTTGAACGCTTGAATATGTCTGAAGAGGCCATTGAGTCTCGTATGTTGACACGTCAGGTCGAAGCAGCGCAAAAACGTGTCGAAGGAAATAACTACGATACTCGTAAACAAGTCCTTCAATACGATGATGTCATGCGTGAACAACGTGAGATTATCTACGCTCAACGTTACGACGTTATCACTGCAGATCGTGACTTGGCACCTGAAATTCACTCTATGATCAAACGCACGATTGGTCGTGTCGTTGATGGTCATGCGCGTTCAAAACAAGATGAAAAACTAGAGGCAATTTTGAACTTTGCTAAGTATAACTTGCTTCCTGAAGATTCTATTTCTGTTGAAGACTTGTCAGGCTTGTCTGATAAGGCTATTAAGGAAGAACTCTTCCAACGTGCCTTGAAGGTTTACGATAGTCAAGTTTCAAAACTACGCGATGAAGAAGCAGTCAAAGAATTCCAAAAAGTCTTGATTCTACGAGTTGTAGATAACAAGTGGACAGATCATATCGATGCCCTTGATCAATTGCGTAACGCGGTTGGACTTCGTGGTTATGCTCAGAACAACCCAGTTGTTGAGTATCAGGCAGAAGGTTTCCGTATGTTTAATGACATGATTGGTTCGATTGAGTTTGATGTGACACGCTTGATGATGAAAGCACAAATTCATGAACAAGAAAGACCACAAGCAGAACACCATATCAGTACAACAGCGACTCGCAATATCGCTGCCCACCAAGCAAATATGCCAGAAGATTTGGATTTGAGCCAGATTGGACGGAATGAACTTTGCCCATGTGGTTCTGGTAAGAAGTTTAAAAACTGTCACGGTAAAAGACAATAA
- a CDS encoding phospho-2-dehydro-3-deoxyheptonate aldolase, which yields MAFIEKGQEIDIEAIKAETQLSAEALRLKERRDRELADIISGEDDRILLVIGPCSSDNEEAVLEYARRLSALQKKVADKIFMVMRVYTAKPRTNGDGYKGLVHQPDTSKAPSLINGLQAVRQLHYRVITETGLTTADEMLYPSNLVLVDDLVSYHAVGARSVEDQEHRFVASGIDAPVGMKNPTSGNLSVMFNGIYAAQNKQTFLFHGQEVETSGNPLAHVILRGAVNEYGKNEPNFYYETLLNAIERYEAMGLENPFILIDTNHDNSGKQYMEQIRIVRQTLQNRDWNEKIKKIVRGFMIESYLADGRQNQPEVFGCSITDPCLGWENTEALVEEIYATLTK from the coding sequence ATGGCATTTATTGAAAAAGGTCAAGAAATCGATATTGAAGCAATCAAGGCAGAAACTCAATTGTCTGCGGAAGCCTTGAGACTAAAGGAGCGTCGTGATAGAGAATTGGCAGACATTATTTCAGGGGAAGATGACCGTATCCTTTTGGTGATTGGCCCTTGCTCTTCTGATAATGAAGAAGCTGTCTTGGAATATGCCCGCCGTTTATCCGCTTTGCAGAAGAAGGTGGCGGACAAGATTTTCATGGTTATGCGTGTTTATACTGCTAAACCTCGCACCAACGGAGACGGCTATAAAGGTTTGGTTCACCAACCAGATACCTCTAAGGCTCCAAGCCTGATCAACGGTTTGCAGGCTGTGCGCCAGTTGCACTACCGCGTAATTACAGAGACTGGTTTGACAACGGCAGATGAGATGCTTTATCCGTCAAATCTGGTCTTGGTGGATGATTTGGTCAGCTACCATGCTGTTGGGGCTCGTTCTGTGGAAGACCAAGAGCACCGTTTTGTGGCCTCAGGGATTGATGCACCAGTCGGAATGAAAAATCCAACCTCTGGAAATTTGAGTGTCATGTTTAATGGCATCTATGCCGCTCAAAATAAACAGACCTTCCTTTTCCATGGGCAAGAAGTTGAGACTTCAGGAAATCCCTTGGCCCATGTCATCCTTCGTGGCGCAGTTAATGAATATGGGAAAAATGAGCCTAACTTTTACTATGAAACTTTGCTAAATGCCATTGAACGCTATGAAGCCATGGGACTTGAAAATCCTTTTATCCTCATTGACACCAACCATGATAATTCAGGCAAGCAATATATGGAGCAGATTCGAATTGTTCGCCAGACCTTGCAAAATCGTGATTGGAATGAGAAGATTAAAAAGATAGTTCGAGGCTTTATGATTGAATCTTACCTAGCAGATGGTCGTCAAAACCAACCAGAGGTCTTTGGTTGCTCCATTACCGATCCTTGTCTAGGTTGGGAAAATACAGAGGCCTTGGTAGAAGAAATCTATGCTACCTTGACAAAATAA
- a CDS encoding preprotein translocase subunit SecA, producing MEHLFKFLLLAPYFYFDNWIEKANRNSKFFPIFYYFYWVYIPLYSLFSLAWTVVSVLFFNIVLRNVTDIKFWGIWFLFILLAISMNWLTYSYFKKMFRLRRELGKSKAGRH from the coding sequence ATGGAACATTTGTTTAAATTCTTACTTTTAGCACCTTACTTTTATTTTGATAACTGGATTGAAAAGGCCAACAGAAATAGTAAATTTTTCCCAATTTTTTACTATTTTTACTGGGTTTACATCCCCCTCTATTCTCTTTTTAGCCTTGCTTGGACAGTTGTTTCAGTTCTGTTTTTCAATATTGTCTTGAGAAATGTGACAGATATCAAGTTTTGGGGCATTTGGTTTCTTTTTATTCTGCTAGCTATTAGTATGAATTGGTTAACTTATTCCTATTTCAAAAAAATGTTTCGCTTGAGACGGGAACTAGGGAAGTCTAAAGCAGGGAGACATTGA
- a CDS encoding phospho-2-dehydro-3-deoxyheptonate aldolase, which yields MVFTARSPKINIEEVRALSKLEGQALERKSQRDQELESIIRGEDQRILLVIGPCSSDNEESVLEYAKRLAALQEEVADRIFMVMRVYTAKPRTNGDGYKGLIHQPNATEAPSLINGIKAVRHLHYRVITETGMTTADEMLYPENLPLVDDLISYMAVGARSVEDQQHRFVASGADFATGFKNPTSGNLNVMFNGIYAAQNKQSFLFLGKEVETTGNPLSHAILRGAINEYGKNIPNYYYDNLMDTIAQYEKMGLENPFIIVDTNHDNSGKQYMDQIRIVRQTLINRDWNEKIKQYVRGFMIESYLEDGRQNEPEVFGKSITDPCLGWENTEALVREIYQTLGE from the coding sequence ATGGTATTTACAGCAAGAAGTCCTAAAATTAATATTGAAGAAGTTCGTGCCTTATCAAAATTAGAAGGCCAAGCTTTGGAGAGAAAATCACAGCGCGATCAAGAGCTAGAATCCATTATACGTGGAGAAGACCAGCGAATTCTCTTGGTAATCGGGCCATGCTCATCTGACAATGAAGAATCTGTCCTTGAGTACGCTAAGCGTTTGGCAGCTTTGCAAGAAGAAGTCGCAGACCGTATCTTTATGGTTATGCGTGTTTATACTGCCAAACCCCGTACTAACGGAGATGGCTATAAGGGCTTGATTCACCAGCCTAACGCGACAGAAGCGCCTAGCCTCATCAACGGCATCAAAGCTGTTCGCCATCTTCACTATCGTGTCATTACAGAAACAGGCATGACAACAGCTGATGAAATGCTTTATCCTGAAAATCTTCCACTTGTGGATGATTTGATTTCTTATATGGCAGTTGGTGCTCGTTCAGTTGAAGACCAGCAACACCGCTTTGTGGCAAGTGGAGCAGATTTTGCGACTGGTTTTAAAAATCCAACCTCTGGAAATCTCAATGTTATGTTTAATGGGATTTATGCTGCTCAAAACAAACAAAGTTTCCTTTTCCTAGGAAAAGAAGTGGAAACAACTGGGAATCCGCTTTCGCACGCCATTCTTCGTGGAGCAATCAATGAGTATGGTAAGAATATTCCCAACTACTACTATGATAATTTGATGGATACCATTGCCCAGTATGAGAAAATGGGCTTGGAAAATCCCTTTATCATTGTGGATACCAATCATGACAACTCTGGTAAGCAATACATGGATCAGATTCGAATTGTCCGCCAGACCTTGATTAACCGTGATTGGAATGAAAAAATCAAGCAGTACGTTCGTGGCTTTATGATTGAGTCTTATCTAGAAGACGGCCGTCAAAACGAACCAGAAGTATTTGGCAAGTCGATCACAGACCCTTGCCTTGGCTGGGAAAATACGGAAGCCCTCGTCAGAGAAATCTACCAAACGCTAGGAGAATAA
- a CDS encoding 4'-phosphopantetheinyl transferase, giving the protein MIVGHGIDIEELASIERAVTRHEGFAKRVLTTKEMERFASLKGRRQIEYLAGRWSAKEAFSKAMGTGIGKLSFQDLEVLNNERGAPYFSQAPFSGKIWLSISHTDQLVTASVILEENHES; this is encoded by the coding sequence ATGATAGTTGGACACGGAATTGACATCGAAGAATTAGCTTCGATAGAAAGAGCAGTTACACGGCATGAAGGATTTGCTAAGCGCGTGCTGACCACTAAGGAAATGGAGCGATTTGCCAGTCTCAAAGGGCGCAGGCAAATAGAATATTTAGCTGGTCGCTGGTCGGCTAAGGAGGCTTTTTCCAAGGCTATGGGAACTGGTATTGGAAAGCTCAGTTTTCAGGATTTAGAAGTTTTGAACAATGAACGCGGGGCACCTTATTTTAGTCAGGCACCATTTTCAGGAAAAATTTGGCTGTCTATCAGCCATACAGATCAACTTGTGACAGCCAGTGTCATTTTGGAGGAAAATCATGAAAGCTAG
- the engA gene encoding ribosome biogenesis GTPase Der (EngA; essential Neisserial GTPase; synchronizes cellular events by interacting with multiple targets with tandem G-domains; overexpression in Escherichia coli suppresses rrmJ mutation; structural analysis of the Thermotoga maritima ortholog shows different nucleotide binding affinities in the two binding domains) has translation MALPTIAIVGRPNVGKSTLFNRIAGERISIVEDVEGVTRDRIYATGEWLNRSFSMIDTGGIDDVDAPFMEQIKHQAEIAMEEADVIVFVVSGKEGITDADEYVARKLYKTHKPVILAVNKVDNPEMRNDIYDFYALGLGEPLPISSVHGIGTGDVLDAIVENLPNEYEEENPDVIKFSLIGRPNVGKSSLINAILGEDRVIASPVAGTTRDAIDTHFTDTDGQEFTMIDTAGMRKSGKVYENTEKYSVMRAMRAIDRSDVVLMVINAEEGIREYDKRIAGFAHEAGKGMIIVVNKWDTLEKDNHTMKNWEEDIREQFQYLPYAPIIFVSALTKQRLHKLPEMIKQISESQNTRIPSAVLNDVIMDAIAINPTPTDKGKRLKIFYATQVATKPPTFVIFVNEEELMHFSYLRFLENQIRKAFVFEGTPIHLIARKRK, from the coding sequence ATGGCCCTACCAACTATTGCCATTGTAGGACGTCCCAATGTTGGGAAATCAACCCTATTTAATCGGATCGCTGGTGAGCGAATCTCCATTGTAGAAGATGTCGAAGGAGTGACACGTGACCGTATCTATGCAACGGGTGAGTGGCTTAATCGCTCTTTTAGCATGATTGATACAGGAGGAATCGATGATGTCGATGCTCCTTTCATGGAACAAATCAAGCACCAGGCAGAAATTGCTATGGAAGAAGCAGATGTTATCGTTTTTGTCGTGTCTGGTAAGGAAGGGATTACCGATGCGGACGAATACGTAGCCCGTAAGCTTTATAAGACCCACAAACCAGTTATCCTTGCAGTTAACAAGGTGGACAACCCTGAGATGCGAAATGATATCTATGATTTCTATGCTCTCGGTTTGGGTGAACCACTGCCAATTTCATCTGTCCATGGTATCGGTACAGGGGATGTGCTAGATGCTATTGTAGAAAACCTTCCAAATGAATACGAAGAAGAAAATCCAGATGTCATTAAGTTTAGCCTGATCGGTCGTCCTAACGTCGGAAAATCAAGCTTGATTAATGCTATCTTGGGAGAAGACCGTGTCATTGCCAGTCCAGTTGCTGGAACAACGCGTGACGCCATTGATACCCACTTTACAGATACAGATGGTCAAGAATTTACCATGATTGATACGGCTGGTATGCGTAAATCTGGTAAGGTCTATGAAAATACTGAGAAATACTCTGTCATGCGTGCTATGCGTGCGATTGACCGCTCAGATGTGGTCTTGATGGTTATCAATGCAGAAGAAGGCATCCGTGAATACGACAAGCGTATCGCAGGATTTGCCCATGAAGCTGGTAAAGGGATGATTATCGTGGTCAACAAGTGGGATACGCTTGAAAAAGACAATCACACCATGAAAAACTGGGAAGAAGATATCCGTGAGCAGTTCCAATACTTGCCTTACGCACCTATTATCTTTGTATCAGCCTTGACCAAGCAACGTCTCCACAAACTGCCTGAGATGATCAAGCAAATCAGTGAAAGTCAAAACACACGTATTCCATCAGCTGTCTTGAACGATGTGATTATGGATGCTATTGCCATCAATCCAACGCCGACAGACAAAGGAAAACGCCTCAAGATTTTCTATGCGACTCAAGTGGCAACCAAACCACCAACCTTTGTTATCTTTGTGAATGAAGAAGAACTCATGCACTTCTCTTACTTGCGTTTCTTGGAAAATCAAATCCGCAAGGCCTTTGTCTTTGAAGGAACACCAATCCATCTCATCGCAAGAAAACGTAAATAA
- a CDS encoding alanine racemase, whose protein sequence is MKASPHRPTKALIHLGAIRHNIQQMGAHIPQGTLKWAVVKANAYGHGAVAVAKAIQDDVDGFCVSNIDEAIELRQAGLSKKILILGVSEIEAVALAKEYDITLTVAGLEWIQALLVKEADLAGLTVHLKIDSGMGRIGFREASEANQAQDLLRQHGARVEGIFTHFATADEASDTYFNEQLERFKTILESMKGLPELVHASNSATTLWHAETIFNAVRMGDAMYGLNPSGEVLDLPYDLKPALTLESALVHVKTVPAGACMGYGATYQADSEQVIATVPIGYADGWTRDMQNFSVLVDGQACPIVGRVSMDQITIRLPKLYPLGTKVTLIGSNGDKEITATQVATYRGTINYEVVCLLSDRIPREYY, encoded by the coding sequence ATGAAAGCTAGTCCGCATAGACCAACCAAGGCTCTGATTCATCTGGGAGCTATTCGACACAATATTCAGCAAATGGGGGCTCATATCCCTCAAGGAACGCTCAAGTGGGCTGTGGTCAAGGCCAATGCTTATGGACATGGAGCTGTTGCCGTTGCCAAGGCGATTCAAGATGATGTTGATGGCTTTTGCGTTTCCAATATTGATGAAGCCATTGAACTCAGACAAGCTGGACTCAGCAAGAAAATCCTTATTTTAGGAGTTTCTGAAATCGAAGCTGTTGCTCTTGCTAAAGAATATGACATCACCTTGACAGTGGCTGGGCTGGAGTGGATTCAAGCACTCTTAGTTAAGGAAGCTGATTTAGCTGGTTTGACAGTCCACCTCAAGATTGATTCAGGAATGGGAAGGATTGGCTTTAGAGAGGCTAGTGAGGCTAATCAGGCTCAAGACTTACTCAGACAACACGGTGCTCGTGTTGAAGGGATTTTTACCCACTTTGCTACTGCAGATGAAGCATCAGATACCTATTTTAATGAGCAATTAGAACGGTTTAAAACTATTTTGGAAAGTATGAAAGGTCTTCCAGAGCTGGTTCATGCTAGTAATTCTGCAACGACTCTTTGGCATGCAGAGACTATTTTCAATGCGGTCCGTATGGGAGATGCCATGTATGGCCTGAATCCTAGTGGAGAGGTCTTGGACTTACCCTATGACTTGAAACCAGCCTTGACCTTGGAATCTGCCCTGGTTCATGTCAAGACAGTTCCAGCTGGAGCTTGTATGGGCTACGGAGCAACTTATCAAGCGGATAGCGAGCAAGTCATCGCGACCGTGCCAATCGGCTATGCGGACGGCTGGACACGAGACATGCAAAATTTCTCTGTCTTGGTAGATGGCCAAGCTTGCCCAATCGTTGGACGAGTATCTATGGACCAAATCACCATTCGGTTGCCTAAGCTTTATCCCTTAGGGACCAAAGTAACTTTGATTGGTTCCAACGGGGACAAGGAGATCACAGCTACTCAGGTAGCGACCTACCGTGGAACTATTAACTATGAAGTGGTTTGCCTTCTCAGCGACCGCATTCCGAGAGAATATTATTAG
- a CDS encoding DNA helicase, translating to MKPIDRFSYLKNNRVSQDTSSLVQCYLPIIGQEALSLYLYTISFWDNGRKEYLFSSILNHLNFGMDRLIKSLKILSAFNLLTLYQKGDVYQLALHAPLSSQNFLEHPVYRRLLEKKIGDAAVEDLKVESAEGEEIPVSLNQVFPDLAELGSQEDLGLKKKVANDFDLDHFRQLMSRDGLRFADEQSDVLNLFAIAEEKKWTWFETYQLAKSTAVSQVISTKRMREKIAQKPVSSDFSPKEATIIKEAKSKTTLQFLAEIKQTRKGTITQTERDLLQQMAGLGLLDEVINIILLLTFNKVDSANINEKYAMKVANDYAYQKIHSAEEAVLRIRERGQKSQAQKSSKPSPTKSNVPKWSNPDYKNETSEETRLELERKKQELLARLEKGGD from the coding sequence ATGAAGCCAATTGACCGTTTTTCTTATCTAAAGAATAATCGGGTGTCGCAAGATACCTCATCTCTGGTACAGTGCTACCTCCCGATTATCGGTCAGGAGGCACTGAGCCTTTATCTTTATACGATTAGTTTTTGGGATAATGGTAGAAAGGAATATCTTTTTTCAAGCATTCTTAACCATCTCAACTTTGGGATGGATAGACTGATAAAATCCCTAAAAATCCTATCTGCTTTCAATCTCTTGACCCTCTATCAAAAGGGTGATGTTTATCAGCTAGCTCTCCATGCTCCTCTTTCGAGTCAGAACTTCTTGGAACATCCTGTTTATCGCAGACTTTTAGAGAAAAAGATTGGCGATGCAGCTGTGGAGGATTTGAAAGTTGAGAGTGCTGAGGGAGAAGAAATACCTGTCTCACTCAATCAAGTCTTTCCAGACTTGGCAGAACTGGGAAGTCAAGAAGACCTTGGTCTCAAGAAGAAAGTGGCCAACGATTTTGACTTGGACCATTTTCGTCAGCTTATGTCTCGAGATGGGCTTCGTTTTGCGGATGAGCAGTCCGATGTCTTAAACCTCTTTGCCATTGCCGAGGAGAAGAAATGGACTTGGTTTGAAACTTATCAATTGGCCAAGTCAACAGCTGTTTCCCAGGTTATTTCAACCAAACGCATGCGGGAAAAAATCGCTCAAAAACCTGTTTCCTCTGACTTTAGTCCTAAGGAAGCAACCATTATCAAAGAGGCCAAAAGTAAAACTACCCTGCAGTTCTTGGCAGAAATCAAGCAAACACGCAAGGGGACCATTACCCAGACAGAAAGAGACCTCTTGCAACAGATGGCTGGCTTGGGCTTGCTGGACGAAGTCATTAATATCATTCTCTTATTGACCTTTAATAAGGTGGATTCTGCAAATATCAATGAGAAATATGCCATGAAGGTAGCCAATGACTATGCCTATCAAAAGATTCATTCGGCAGAAGAGGCAGTTCTACGTATTCGTGAGCGAGGACAGAAGAGTCAGGCTCAAAAAAGCAGTAAACCCAGTCCTACCAAGTCCAATGTACCCAAGTGGAGCAATCCAGATTATAAGAATGAAACCAGCGAGGAAACTCGTCTGGAACTAGAACGTAAGAAACAAGAACTATTAGCTCGGTTAGAAAAAGGAGGAGATTAG
- a CDS encoding NADPH-dependent oxidoreductase yields MTETIKLMKAHKSVRRFKEQALPQEDLTEILTAAQMASSWKNFQSYSVIVVRSQEKKDALYELVPQEAIRQSAVFLLFVGDLNRAEKGAQLHTDTFQPQGVEGLLISSVDAALAGQNALLAAESLGYGGVIIGLVRYKSEEVAELFNLPDYTYPVFGMALGLPNEEHEVKPRLPLNQVVFEEEYREQSTEIIEAYDRIQADYAGARATTSWSQRLAEQFGQAEPSSTRKNLEQKKLL; encoded by the coding sequence ATGACAGAAACGATTAAACTGATGAAAGCTCATAAGTCTGTTCGAAGATTTAAGGAGCAAGCCCTTCCTCAGGAAGACTTGACTGAAATCCTGACAGCAGCCCAAATGGCCTCGTCTTGGAAGAATTTTCAATCCTACTCTGTGATTGTAGTGCGAAGTCAAGAAAAGAAAGATGCTTTGTATGAATTGGTGCCTCAAGAAGCCATTCGCCAGTCAGCTGTTTTCCTTCTCTTTGTCGGAGATTTGAACCGAGCGGAAAAGGGAGCCCAGCTTCATACTGATACATTCCAACCCCAAGGTGTGGAAGGCCTCTTGATTAGTTCGGTCGATGCGGCTCTTGCTGGACAAAATGCCCTGCTGGCAGCTGAAAGTTTGGGCTATGGAGGTGTCATCATTGGCTTGGTTCGTTACAAGTCAGAAGAAGTGGCAGAGCTTTTTAACCTGCCTGACTACACCTATCCTGTTTTTGGGATGGCATTGGGTCTTCCAAATGAAGAACATGAAGTCAAACCTCGTTTGCCATTGAATCAAGTGGTATTTGAGGAAGAATACCGAGAACAGTCAACTGAGATAATCGAAGCTTATGACCGTATACAGGCTGACTATGCTGGGGCGCGTGCAACTACAAGCTGGAGTCAGCGCCTAGCAGAACAGTTTGGTCAAGCTGAACCAAGTTCAACTAGAAAAAATCTTGAACAGAAAAAGTTATTGTAG